The bacterium DNA window AAACTTCGCGTTCCAGCACGAGGCCGTTTTTCTGGGCGACGCGCTGAGAAGGGAGATTCTCCGGGCGGATCATGGAAATGATACGCGGAAAATGAAGGATGTTGAAGCCGTACTCAAAGCAGGCGCGGGCGGCTTCGGTGGCCAGGCCCTGATTCCACAGGCGGCGCACGAACAGGTAGCCGACTTCTTTCTCCTCCGCATCCTCGACGGTCTGTTGCAGGATGCCGCAGATGCCGGCAAACCCGCCGCTCTCTTTTAAGATGCAGGCCCAGAAGCCGTGGCCATGTTTCTCATAGCTGGCCCGCGTGCGTTCGATCCAGCCCCGGGTTTCCTCGCGGCTGTAGGTCTGCGGATACCACCGCATCGCCACCGGATCGGAGAGAATAGACAACAGGCTGTCCGTGTCGTCGAAGGTCAGTTCACGCAGAGTAAGGCGATGGGTTTCAAGCAGGAATTTCCCGCCGCCGCTCTCACCCGCACCCGGAGGGTGCGGGGTAGTAGCAGAAGGGATTGTTTCATCCTTCATCCTTCCGCCTTCATCCTTTCTTAAAGCGCCACACCGGCGTCAATCAGCATAAAGTCGGTGTCGGCAACGCCTTCGAGCGTCAGCTTGCTCTCGCTCTTGACGCGCGCCTGGTCGCCCTTCAAAAAGCTGACGGTGTTGACACTGAGATTGCCGGTGGTGACGTAGATGAACACGCGCCGCGCGGGGTCGGTGTCATAGTCCAGCTTGCGGCCTTCCTTGAGGTTGCCCTGATAGATGGTGGCGTCGGCATGCATGGTCAGCGCACCGCTGACGCCTTCGCCCGACGCCAGCGCCAGCAGGGAATTGGGCTGCGGCGCGCCTACCATCTTCTGCTCGTAGCCCGGCTGCACGCCGCGCTCGTTGGGCAGCACCCAGATCTGATAAAGGCTGACCGGCTCCTTGCCGTGGTTGAATTCCGAATGGATGATCCCCGTGCCCGCCGACATGTGCTGCACTTCCCCGGCGCGGATCACGCCCTTGCCGCCGGTGCTGTCCTCATGGGAAAGCTCACCCGAATGCACCACGGTCACGATCTCCATTTCGCGGTGGGGGTGCATGCCGAAGCCCTGTCCCGCATCCACCCGGTCATCATTGAACACACGCAGCACTCCCCAGCGCAAATTGGAAGGGTCGTGGTAGGTGTCGAAGGAAAACAACCAATAGGTCTTCAACCACCCGAAATCCTGATAGTGGCGACTGGTCGCCGGGATATGCTGGATCATGATCGTGCCTTTCGTGCGTTCAAGACGATAATTTGGCGTTCATGGTGATCTTGGTGTTCAGCAGCCGCGAGATCGGGCAGCCGGCTTTGGCGGCCTCGGCGGTCTTCAGAAAAGCGTCCTTGTCCACACCGGGAACCTGCGCGGTGACGTCGAGATGGATTTCGGTTACGGTAGGACCCTGCGGCAGCATTTCCAGTGTCACGGTGGCCGTGGTGTGGATGCTTTCGGGAGTCATCCCCGCCTTGGTCAATTCTCCGGACAGCGCCATGGAAAAACAGCCCGCATGGGCGGCGGCAATCAGTTCTTCGGGATTGGTGCCGATTCCATTTTCGAACCGCGTGCTGAAGGAATACTGCGCGTTCTGCAACACGCCGCTGTCCACCGACATCACACCCTTGCCCGCCTTCAAATCGCCGTTCCACACGGCATTAGCCTTCCGGTTCATCTACAGTCTCCTTTGTAAATAAGACAAATCTCTAACACCATATTCTGTTTCAGCTTTTCTTATGAGTTACTTCCTTGTACACATCCTCGTACATCGCCACGACCTTGTCCCGTGGGAACAAGGTGGCGGCGCGCTCCCGGGCGGCCAGACCCATCTGGCGGCGCTTTTCGGGATGGACGGCCAGTTCGATCAGCCGCCGCGCCATCTCATCGGTATCGCCGACAGGAACCAGAAATCCAGTCTCGCCGTCGCTCACCACTTCGGGCAGACCACCCACACGGGTAGCCACCACGGGCAATTCGCTGGCCATTGCTTCCAGCGCGGAGAGACCGAAGGATTCGGTCTCCGAGGGCAGGAAATACATATCGGCGATGGACAGCAGATCCGTCACCGCCACCTGATTGCCGAGGAAGAAAATGTCATCCAGCACTCCTCCCGCCCGGGCATCCATTTCCGCCCGTGCACGTTCGGGGCCGTCGCCCACCAGCAGCATCCGCGCCGGGATCTCCTTGCGCACTTTGATAAAGGCCTTGATCAGATCGGGAATGCGCTTGACCGGGCGGAAGTTGGAGATGTGCACAATCAGCGGCTCGCAGTTGGGCGCAAAGAACTGTTTGAACTCGCAGCCGTCGCGGTGCTGGTAAAGTTCCATGTTTACGAAATTGGGAATCACCTTGATGTCGCGCGTGACGCCGATCAGGTCGTGCGTCTCCCGGGCCAGATCCTGCGACACCGCCGTCACGCCGTCCGACTGGTCGATGGTGAACTTCACCACCGGCGCATAGGCCGGATGGGAGCCCACCAGTGTGATGTCCGTGCCATGCAATGTGGTGACAAACGGCAGCTTGCCGCCGGTCATCTGCTTGGCCATATAAGCCGCCGCGGCGTGAGGAATCGCATAGTGCGCGTGGATCACATCAAGCTGGTGCAGCTCGAAAACTTCGTAGAGGGTCGAGGACAGCGTCAGTGTGTACGGCGTGTGATCGAACAGGGAATAGTGCACCACGGGCACTTCGTGGAACAACACCCGCGGCTTGAATCCCGGCAGCCGGAAAGGCCGCGCATTGGAAAAAAAGTGCACTTCGTGACCGCGCTCCGCCAGAGTGAGCCCCAGTTCGGTAGCCACCACTCCAGAACCGCCAAAGGTCGGATAACAGACAATACCGATTTTCATAAAGCCATCATTCCACTAAGAGAAACGCATACCGGTTCATCGCCTGATTATAGTCGGAGAGAACCTCGATGGGGTAGCCGCTGGCGCGGGCCGTGGCGAAGACATCCACCGCCATGGCCTCGGGAGCCGGGCGGGCCATCACCGCATTTTTGCAGTCAGCACGCAGGGCGGTGCAGTCGGCGCAGAGCTGGCAGGAATCCATAAACAGCAGGAAGGCCTTCTGATAGCCGGCCAGAAACACGTCGCGCTCCAATTTA harbors:
- a CDS encoding GNAT family N-acetyltransferase, encoding MKDETIPSATTPHPPGAGESGGGKFLLETHRLTLRELTFDDTDSLLSILSDPVAMRWYPQTYSREETRGWIERTRASYEKHGHGFWACILKESGGFAGICGILQQTVEDAEEKEVGYLFVRRLWNQGLATEAARACFEYGFNILHFPRIISMIRPENLPSQRVAQKNGLVLEREVFWKGFVHGVWARME
- a CDS encoding pirin family protein, with translation MIQHIPATSRHYQDFGWLKTYWLFSFDTYHDPSNLRWGVLRVFNDDRVDAGQGFGMHPHREMEIVTVVHSGELSHEDSTGGKGVIRAGEVQHMSAGTGIIHSEFNHGKEPVSLYQIWVLPNERGVQPGYEQKMVGAPQPNSLLALASGEGVSGALTMHADATIYQGNLKEGRKLDYDTDPARRVFIYVTTGNLSVNTVSFLKGDQARVKSESKLTLEGVADTDFMLIDAGVAL
- a CDS encoding OsmC family protein; the protein is MNRKANAVWNGDLKAGKGVMSVDSGVLQNAQYSFSTRFENGIGTNPEELIAAAHAGCFSMALSGELTKAGMTPESIHTTATVTLEMLPQGPTVTEIHLDVTAQVPGVDKDAFLKTAEAAKAGCPISRLLNTKITMNAKLSS
- the bshA gene encoding N-acetyl-alpha-D-glucosaminyl L-malate synthase BshA; this encodes MKIGIVCYPTFGGSGVVATELGLTLAERGHEVHFFSNARPFRLPGFKPRVLFHEVPVVHYSLFDHTPYTLTLSSTLYEVFELHQLDVIHAHYAIPHAAAAYMAKQMTGGKLPFVTTLHGTDITLVGSHPAYAPVVKFTIDQSDGVTAVSQDLARETHDLIGVTRDIKVIPNFVNMELYQHRDGCEFKQFFAPNCEPLIVHISNFRPVKRIPDLIKAFIKVRKEIPARMLLVGDGPERARAEMDARAGGVLDDIFFLGNQVAVTDLLSIADMYFLPSETESFGLSALEAMASELPVVATRVGGLPEVVSDGETGFLVPVGDTDEMARRLIELAVHPEKRRQMGLAARERAATLFPRDKVVAMYEDVYKEVTHKKS